The Blautia luti nucleotide sequence GTTTACGAAGTAGCGTTCCATGGTGTGCATGAGGATATCTACACAGCCGCTTTCTGTCTGGTACTGTGGGAGGGTGTAAGTGAGTCGGGGATTTAAAATGGCAAATTTGGGTCTGCAGTAATCGGTTTTTGCACATCCTCTTTTTTCTTTGGTTTCTTCATTTGTGATCACGCTGGAACTGCTCATCTCACTTCCGGAAGCTGCGATTGTAAGGACTACACCGATGGGCAAGCAACCGGTAGGAGTTGCTTTTTTCAGACAGAAATCCCATACATCTGTGTCTGGATCTGCCACACCATATCCGATGGCTTTGGAGGAGTCAATGACACTTCCACCGCCTACAGCCAGAATGAAGTCTATATTTTCTTTTTTGCATAATTCAATTCCTTCACGGACTTTGGAAAGATGAGGGTTAGGTACAACACCGCCCAGAGTGACAAATTCAATTCCTGTCTCTTTTAAATTAGCAGTAATTTCATCAATCAGTCCTGAACGGACAGCACTCTGACCGCCGTAATGGATAAGTACTTTGTGTGCACCATATTCTTTCAGCAGGGAAGCTGTCTGAAGGTGGGTATCTTTGCCGAAGATGATGCGGGTTGGGGTATAATATTCAAAATTTCTCATAATATTTAGTTTCCTCCTTTAATTTTTTGTGATAGTTACTTTATCAAATCAGGTAAGTACGTTGTTTCATAACGAAGGCTTGTCAAAAAGTGCAGGATATTTATTAGATTAATATTTCTTTTTTATATTAAAGCAAATAATGAAAAAATAGTCAAAAAATATTAGAAAATTTAAAAATAAAAATCTAAATATTTTTGATACGCGGACAAATGTCTTTTTGGAATTGACACGATGGATAGAATTCGTTATAATCGGGATAATTACTGAGCATATAACGAAGGAGGATTATTAAAATGTATTCAATCAATGACGTAGCAAAGACAGACAAAGATATCGCGGATCTGATCGAGGCGGAGTTTGCACGCCAGAATTCCCACATTGAGCTGATTGCTTCAGAAAACTGGGTAAGTAAAGCAGTTATGGCAGCTATGGGAAGCCCCCTTACAAATAAATATGCAGAAGGATATCCGGGGAAGAGATTTTACGGAGGATGTTCCTGTGTAGATGAGGTAGAAACTCTTGCAATTGAACGTGCGAAAGAATTATTCGGATGTGAATATGTAAATGTACAGCCGCATTCAGGAGCACAGGCAAATATGGCAGTCTTCTTTGCGATGCTGCAGCCGGGAGATACAGTAATGGGTATGAATCTGAACCATGGTGGACATCTGACACATGGAAGCCCTGCCAATATGTCCGGAACCTACTTTAAGCCAGTATATTATGGGGTAAATGATGATGGTGTGATCGATTATGAAGAAGTCAGAAGAATCGCCATTGAGAATAAACCAAAGTTGATCGTAGCAGGTGCGAGTGCCTATGCCAGAATTATTGATTTTAAGAAATTCCGTGAGATCGCGGATGAGGTTGGTGCTTATCTGATGGTGGATATGGCACATATTGCAGGCCTGGTAGCAGGAGGACAGCATCCAAGCCCAGTCCCTTATGCAGATGTTGTAACGACAACTACACATAAAACTCTGCGTGGACCAAGAGGTGGTCTGATCTTAAGCAGTGCAGAGAATGCAAAGAAATTCAACTTTAACAAAGCTGTATTCCCGGGAATACAGGGCGGTCCTCTGATGCATGTGATTGCTGCCAAAGCCGTATGTTTCAAAGAAGCACTCCAGCCGGAATTTAAAGAATATGCAAAAATGATCGTTGAGAACGCGCAGGCACTTTGCAAGGGACTTCAGAAACGAGGCATTGACATCGTTTCCGGTGGTACAGACAATCACCTGATGCTGGTTGACCTCAGATGCCTGGGTGTTACGGGTAAACAGATGGAGACTCTTCTTGATGAGGTAAACATCACCTGCAATAAGAATGCAATCCCGAATGATCCACAGTCTCCATTTGTTACAAGTGGTGTACGTCTTGGAACAGCGGCAGTTACTTCCCGCGGGATGAAACCGGAAGACATGGACAAGATCGCAGAAGCAATCGCTATGACTCTAAAAGAAGAAGGAAGCCAGGAAAAAGCGAAAGCAATCGTCAAAGAACTTACAGACAAATATCCGCTGGTTGGATAAGAAATATTTTGTGGGTATTGAATTAATTTGATAAGAAAAAATAAGATTAGAAATACCAAAATTCCTTATACGTTGTAAACAGGAATTTTGGTATTTTTATTACTGTCGAAAATGTCAGTGTTAAATCCTGAAGATGGGGAATGATAAAGAAACAGTCAAAATAAATATAGAGGTTGAATCTGAATTTAAAAAATTAAATGAATATTAAATAATTTAACAAAAATGTAACATCCATGTTGACATTCTTAGATTAACGTAATATTATGTAGAGGTAGCATATTACTAATATTTTAGAAAGAATAAAAGGAAGATATGCTATGAGATTAAGAAAGTTATTATGTGCAATGACTGCCAGTGCAGTTCTGTTGAGAGGAACTTTCCCGGCTGCTGCATATGAAAGTATGCAGACACAGGTAACAGAGAGCATTCAGGAAAACTATAGAGATGAAGGAATCCTGATGAAAAAGAAACTGAATTTTGACTATTATGGAAAATATGAGAATAACATTTACAGCAATCAGAAACTTATATAATGTGAAACAGGAACTTATAAAATTTCATGCGCAGCTGCCAAAGGATGGAAAGTAAAAGAAATTACCTGTATTGTAAGCTTGTTGTCTCCGGAAGTATATGATATATTAAAAAAGGATTAACAAATACAGCAGACAAACAGCAGGATACCAAGGGGAAAATCAAATGAATATAAAGAAAATATTGTGCGGAGTACTTGCGGGACTGCTTTTGTGTATGGGGACTCCGGGAAATGTGCTGGAGGCACAGGGGAAAAGTACTGTTTCAAATCTGTTTAGCAATGGTACAGAAACGAAACCGGAACTGAACAGCCAGCCGGTAGTTACCTTCCGTTACAGCAATGGGAAAATATATAAAAGATATACCGTATCCAATGGAAAATTAAAACTGCCGTCCATGGCAAACAAAAAAGGCTGTACATTTATGGGCTGGTCCAAAGTTAAGGGAAGAACAGCCAATCCGGCGTATGAATCCGGTGATACTATAACTGTAAAAAGCAATATGAATCTATATGCAGTAGAATTCAGGCGCAGTGCAGAGCCGAATCTTTCAGGAAAAAACATTCAGATGCCGCGAAAGTATTCCAGGGTGATCTTTGTGGGCGATTCCAGAACCTATGCCATGGGAAAGGTGGTCAGTGAAAAGTTCGGCAAGAATGCATTTCCAGATGTTTACTTTGTGGCGAAAACAGGTTCTACATTGGACTGGCTGGAAAGTACCGGGGAATCTAATCTTATGAATATACTGGCATCCGGCAATGGGAAAACGGCTGTAATATTTAATCATGGGGTGAATGACCTTAATCATAACTGGAGCAATGTAAATGTAAAAAGTCTGGCAAATACATACACTTCTTATATGAAGAAACTTGGCAGAACACTTCAAAAGAAAAACTGCGATCTTTATTATATGTCTGTAAATCCTCTGAATTCCGGGACATCGGCACGTCTGGGACGTCATGACCCTCAGGAAATCCGACAGTTTAATCAGCGGCTATGCAGACAGCTTGGAGGAATGTATCAGTTTATTGATACATATTTTTACCTGAGAAAGAATGGATACGGAACTGCCAGATGGCTGGACAGACAGAATGAAGATGATGGACTGCATTATACCTATAA carries:
- a CDS encoding InlB B-repeat-containing protein translates to MNIKKILCGVLAGLLLCMGTPGNVLEAQGKSTVSNLFSNGTETKPELNSQPVVTFRYSNGKIYKRYTVSNGKLKLPSMANKKGCTFMGWSKVKGRTANPAYESGDTITVKSNMNLYAVEFRRSAEPNLSGKNIQMPRKYSRVIFVGDSRTYAMGKVVSEKFGKNAFPDVYFVAKTGSTLDWLESTGESNLMNILASGNGKTAVIFNHGVNDLNHNWSNVNVKSLANTYTSYMKKLGRTLQKKNCDLYYMSVNPLNSGTSARLGRHDPQEIRQFNQRLCRQLGGMYQFIDTYFYLRKNGYGTARWLDRQNEDDGLHYTYKTYKRIFSYCMKSINSLNVSGDYVSKKF
- a CDS encoding iron-containing alcohol dehydrogenase; the encoded protein is MRNFEYYTPTRIIFGKDTHLQTASLLKEYGAHKVLIHYGGQSAVRSGLIDEITANLKETGIEFVTLGGVVPNPHLSKVREGIELCKKENIDFILAVGGGSVIDSSKAIGYGVADPDTDVWDFCLKKATPTGCLPIGVVLTIAASGSEMSSSSVITNEETKEKRGCAKTDYCRPKFAILNPRLTYTLPQYQTESGCVDILMHTMERYFVNIETMEITDSISESLMQTVIYNARILMKEPDNYSARAEIMWAGSLSHNGLTGCGTGGGDWACHQLEHELGGVYDVTHGAGLAAIWGSWARYVYQVNPERFAQFATNIFDIPCGTDFEKTALAGIEAMEDFFRSINMPTNLHELGLDLTEQEIHDLAFKCSFHDTRTIGVFKQLNMKDIEKIYLMAR
- the glyA gene encoding serine hydroxymethyltransferase, whose amino-acid sequence is MYSINDVAKTDKDIADLIEAEFARQNSHIELIASENWVSKAVMAAMGSPLTNKYAEGYPGKRFYGGCSCVDEVETLAIERAKELFGCEYVNVQPHSGAQANMAVFFAMLQPGDTVMGMNLNHGGHLTHGSPANMSGTYFKPVYYGVNDDGVIDYEEVRRIAIENKPKLIVAGASAYARIIDFKKFREIADEVGAYLMVDMAHIAGLVAGGQHPSPVPYADVVTTTTHKTLRGPRGGLILSSAENAKKFNFNKAVFPGIQGGPLMHVIAAKAVCFKEALQPEFKEYAKMIVENAQALCKGLQKRGIDIVSGGTDNHLMLVDLRCLGVTGKQMETLLDEVNITCNKNAIPNDPQSPFVTSGVRLGTAAVTSRGMKPEDMDKIAEAIAMTLKEEGSQEKAKAIVKELTDKYPLVG